The genomic region GGAGAACAATACAGTAGCTTCAGAGGTGCTAGTGGAGCATAGTAGCTGTTTTCAAGCCCTGGTTATTCAAAGCTGTTTTTCCAAGATTATACTGAAAACATTTGACATTTTGTTACTAAAATCACAGGTctatgcagtggttctcaaccatttCATGCTGCTGACCATTTCTTCATATAAAAGTAAAGAGGTCTGCTCATAGGCCATAGCCTCCTAATTTACACCTGCCCAATAATAGTAATGTAATTTAGCATTAGTTTAGTTAAGACAGAAGATGAAAACAAACTTTCCTTAATGGGATGGATACAGTTGCATGGTTATATtgcctcattttgtatgtgtatgcTCTCACTTTACCTGCAGCTTGTTGGCCATTAATTTGATCACAACTCAATATTCATCACAGAAACATTTGATCAAAAAACCTAGACAACCTCTGTGCTAAGAACAGAAGCTTAAAAAAATCCACTGGTTAAACAAGCTTTTGGAAACCGTAGGAGTCTTGCACTCTTACAAATGCAAAAAATGCAACTGCTTCAAGACTGACATCTAGTACACCGATACAACACAGGCTTCTCTGTAGACCGCTGGAAGTACTCTGCACACCACCAGTCTGCAGACATTCAAAGCTTTGCCAGAATGGTCATCCTTTAGCTATCTACGTGCAAACAGTGGAGAAGAGTAATTGTTGAGGTATTTCAGATGTGCAGGAGTTCATACAACATTTGCCCTTGGTGTTTTCAACACTTGATGCACATATCGATACATACAAAACATGCATTTAGAAAAAACAGTCACATATGCTGTACTCAACATATTTCCTTCTCGATCTCTCATTGTGAGCAAAAAGTCTCGGGGCCTTATCATTAGAAAGAGGAGTCACACACAGTTTAACTGAGGCTACGGCTACGCTAGAGAGCTTACCGTGGCGCAGCTGCACTAATGCAGTTGTGACACTGTAAGCACTCTAACGTAGCTGCTCTAAGCCCCCGGGAGAGAACTGTCCCATtggcttaactactccagcccctgcgagcagcagcagtagctatgtcaacgggaaaagctctcccaccaacacagcgcTGTCCAAACCGGCGCTTATGCTGGTGTAACATCTCTCAGGGGCATGGTTTAGTCAAACCTCTGAGCGCCATAAATTGTGCACTACAGCTTATATCAGCATAACCCCTTTGTCTGGTTTGATATCATACTGGGATAGGTAAGGGCCTCCACAAACCCAAAGGAAACAAAAGCTGGTTTTGAAGCTGTTGTAAAATATTTCATGAATAGATCAGTTGTACTCAATGGAATATAATTAAAAGATCATTGGTAAACTATGCAACCGTTTCCCTGACCGCATACCTGTTTAAAACGGCATAATTATGTTACCATCCTGTTCCATTTCCTGGGCAATTACTTGAAACAGGACTCAATTCTCTCTTTTCTGAAATGTATTGCCACTGTTCCTGACATTATTCTGGTAGAGCGCTCACTTCCCCCAAAATGGACATGCCCTCACTTTCCTAAATCCTATTGTCCTATGCCCCAGCAGTTattgctttgttttatttccatATTTTTCTCCCTTTCTACTTTGTTCTTTTTCACCAGAAAagcttgcaggaagagaaagcagGGGCCATTAgtaaaaaaacaccacacacatacacaccctcaTCACGCAGGTTAGATAGGTGTGCCACACCTATAATCTTACTAGCGTGTCACACCTATAGTATTTTAACCTCAGACATCATTTAGACATTTCTCAGTTTTAGTGCCAACCTGCCCTGCCTCTATGTGTATTGTTCCTACAGTGTTCAGAAAACTGTGAAGAGGTAGGCTCTTGATGAGATATTAAAGACTGGATGTGCTAAACAAATCTCTTTCTTCATATCCTCCCTTATCACACAGTTCGCCACATTCAGTGAAGCAAGTTAGTGAATGCAGTGTAAGCATTATTACATATTCACATTCAGGAAAGACATTGATGGAAGCAGTTTTGTAAGCAAAAACAggaagaaccccccccccacacacacacagacagagagatgATGTTATATGCTATAACTTTATTGTGTGCGCATTGTTGAAAACTTTTATTGCCCTTTACAGAAAAGGGTGATTGAACATGTTAACAGTAGTTGGATTCTTGGGCAACGTATTAAATCTATGCAGGGATCATTTCCACATAGAATGGTGATTCTTGCTGAAACTTAGCCAGGAGGCCAGCCCAACTGACGTCCACCAAGAACATGGAGATGTACATGATAGACAGACTGCCCACCGTCTGGCCCTTCATTCACGACCATTCGGTATCCCTTGGTCAGGCCCAATTCAGCAGCACACTTCTTGCCAACAATCATTAAATGCCCAAGAAGCTGAAAGGATtaaaagggaagggagagagagaaaaatcaaccACAAAAACAATTGTGAGCAATTTGAAGAACAATAAGTTTATCAGTTATGTGGAACAACTGGTAAAAAAAATCCTCCAAGTAAATTTTAAAAACTACAGTGAAATGAAATTGCATATAAGATCAAGAATCTTATTtataaaatgtctttaaaaaagggggggggggtggaggcggagGCAAGTTCCAGCCAATGGAAGTCACAGACAgccagcacctctcaggattaggCCCTTTTCATTCCTTAGGCAATGAAGAAAAATCCAATTAAAAAGAAAGTTGACTTATCTAGTATATGTTCACAAAGACTTGGGGCCCGATTTTCAAGACAGATGAGACCTTCTAGTGCTTATCATTTCAGGCACCTCTTGCCAACCCTAACAATTCAGTCCAATACAAGATGCCACAAACCCTTATTTTCCATACTAGAACAAGTATTATCTAGTGTAGAACAGAAGGATGGACATTAGaatatatttcaaaacaaaagcaatatTTCTGTACTGGAGACATGCATTTCTAAAGCTACATAATATTTTTCGTTGACTATTAGTTATTTGTACTGCAATAGCAACCAAGATACAATAGATGCTGTTCAAATTCCTAAAAAGGAGAAAGTGTCCGTGCACCAAAGAGCTGGCATTCTAGCAACTACAAAAGTTAAAAAGAAGAAATGAAAAGTTACTGCCCTAATGAGACTACAATCTATGCCCACTGTAAGTTACGAAATGTAGTGCTGAGCCATGGTTCCAGAAAAGGTGATTCTGCCTGTAGCTCTTTATAGTGCGAAAGGGGTCAAGAACAAAAAACATTCTGATCAAGTGTCCGTTAACTTCCTAATACTAAATACACAGCACTTTCATGATTCACCTGAACAAATTTCACATTTGGACTTCCATTTCTTTGGATTTCTTTCACTTTAAAATAAAGTCACTCCTACCCCAATACACCACTTTAAGCATTAACAATCAAGCTGTTTTATCACAAGCATTAGAACAagttatctagggaggttgtggaatcactatcattggaggttttaaagaacaggttagacaaacacctgttgggaTGATCCTGATAATGCTTAATTctgcctgagtgcaggggactagactagatgatctattgaggtcccttccagtcttacacttctgtgattctatggtaTTATAATGGCCCACCAGGAGATTGAGAAGGCATTTCTCTAGCTGAGTGACTAACGATTCAGAATGGAAAGTTACACCTGATGCCAATGCAAAGCTGATAATATTCCTCTACTGTTTCTCCTTTCATTGCACATATCTCCATTCCAaggtgttgtttgttttttatttttaggcAGACTTGTACCAACTTCCACCAGCTCAACATTGTAATAACTTATTCAACAAAAAGTGTGGCAGAACCGATTACAGGGTACATCTGCCAGTGAAGGTTTTATAGTCCTACGTCAGGTGGTCTCAGAGCAGCCAATGAATTATTAAGCATGCCGCTGCATCTTGTGAGTGTGTTTTGGTCATTTAATATTTTAACTTTCAgagcttttgttttaaagctatgTTGTAATAACATTTAAACTTGGCATTAAAGCACCACAGGCATGCATTGCACCTTTCAGgcagaaaataaaacaagattCCTGCCTTAAAAAACCTAATAGTTTTCATATGTTATAATGGCAGATTCAGTGTAGATAGAATTTATATGTAGTAATGTAATAAACTTCACAATACTTACAGATTCATCTGAATCTTCGGCTTCAGATAATTGGACAATAGGCTTcttaggaaccactaggaaatgCGTTGGAGCTTGGGGTGAAATGTCATGGAACGCAAGGCACTGGAGAAAGAAATGATTAAGAGCTGAAGCACTAactttttagagtagcagccgtgttagtctgtatccgcaaaaagaagaacaggaggacttgtggcaccttagagactaacaaatttattagagcataagctttcgtggactatagcccacttcttcggatgcatatagaatggaacatatattgaggagatatatatacacacatacagagagcataaacaggtgggagttgtcttaccacctctgagaggccaattaattaagagaaaaaaacttttgaagtgataatcaagctagcccagcacagacagacagttagataacaagtgtgagaatacttacaaggggagatagatttcaatgtttgtaatggcccaaccattcccagtccttatttaaaccggagttgattgtgtctagtttgcatatcaattctagctcagcagtttctcgttggagtctgtttttgaagtttttctgttgtaatatagccacccgcaggtctgtcactgaatgaccagacaggttaaagtgttctcccactggtttttgagtattttgattcctgatgtcagatttgtgtccattaattcttttgcgtagagactctccggtttggccaatgtacatggcagaggggcattgctggcacatgatggcatatatcacattggtagatgtgcaggtgaacctgcatgtgccagcaatgcccctctgccatgtacattggccaaaccggacagtctctacgcaaaagaattaatggacacaaatctgacatcaggaatcaaaatactcaaaaaccagtgggagaacactttaacctgtctggtcattcagtgacagacctgcgggtggctatattacaacagaaaaacttcaaaaacagactccaacgagaaactgctgagctagaattgatatgcaaactagacacaatcaactccggtttaaataaggactgggaatggttgggccattacaaacattgaaatctatctccccttgtaagtattctcacacttgttatctaactgtctgtctgtgctgggctagcttgattatcacttcaaaagtttttttctcttaattaattggcctctcagaggtggtaagacaactcccacctgtttatgctctctgtatgtgtgtatatatatctcctcaatatatgttccattctatatgcatccgaagaagtgggctatagtccacgaaagcttatgctctaataaatttgttagtctctaaggtgccacaagtcctcctgttcttctttttactaactTTTTAGATGAAAATAAGCCCCATATATAAATCTGAACATCTCATTACTACCCACACCCCTACTGGTACATACTGAATTTGAGATGGTAACTTCAATAACTTTCCAAAATTAGCACTGGCTATTTGATATCCCTTAAAATGTAGTTAGCAATAAGACGAAAACTTTAACTCAAATTCATACAAAATGCCCACATACAGAGGCCTACAAAGAACAGTTTTTAGTATGAACCAAGAACATTGGTTAGTTTATTTTCAGGAATTACTTACAACTATTTCTAAAGCATtctaaataataaaaagcaaattttCAGCAATGAACTTTGCAATTTATTCTTTTCACGGCTGTACCTAATAACTAGTAGAATTAGTTATGTACATTCATATCAAAGAGCAAATATATCACTACAATTTGCTACTATTCTACACATTTTTAAAGACTATTATAACAGATATCACATGAATGGAAGTAGTGTCACTGAAACATAGAGGACATCTTTATTTTCTTTGGAACTGCAATCCTGCATCAGTCCAGTATCCTATGTGTCATCAGAAAATGACAGATCCTTCAGAGGAACAGACTCCACAGTGGACTTACAAAATAACCCTACCTAGAGAAGCTTTTTCTTAAGCCTTTAGGGTATGTTTTACCTAGTAGCTGTCAGAGTGCTTCCCAGGATGGGTAGACAGCCATATGCTAGCTCtgtttgagctagtgcactaaaaatagcagtgcagctgcagcagctcagacTAGCTTTCTGAGTATGTACCCAGGCTGCATTGTACTCAGGTGGCTTCAGACGAGGCTCGTAAGTGAAAAACAGGttcaagtatcacactgaaatgtaagtacaatatttataaaaTTAATCAATTGGAAAATAATTATAtcgtaaaaatgagaaagtaaatatttttcagtaatagtgcgctgtgacacttttgtatttttatgtctgattttgtaagcaagtagttattaaatgaggtgaaatttggggtacgaaagataaatcagactcctgaaaggggttcagtactctggaaaggttgaaaaccactgaattaGCTGATTACACTGAAACATCCTTTAATCCTGCAAGGGCAGTTTTAATTCCCTAAGAGTTATAACAAGTTTCCTCTTTTTATCATGTAAGAGACGATAATCACATAATTACTTAAGCGTCCCAAAGTGTTTTAAGACTGGAAACTGGATTTCTCCCTATTTCTCATACTGGGTTATTTATTGTCAACTCACCTGGCAAATTGAAAAGCAGACTCATTTTACTATACTGACTCCAGCAATATATCCTCTACAGTTTACCATGATTAGAGGCAAAGTTTCTTGAAACTTTCACATAGACAAAGAGAAAGAAATACACTTATATACACATCTTGGTTgcaaagcagcagcacagaaattgCTTTAGAAACTACTTCAAAACCATTTAGTGTTCTAGAATGAAATTTCCCTTCAACAGCTGTGATATTATCCTGACCTATTAAGATATTGGCTCTTCAACTGTCATTAGCTATAAGAGTCATACAAATGGTATATTTTTCCAATAAGAACCCATCTTCTGCATTGCATTTATACGGGACCTGATTTTCACAAGCAAAGAGCAACCACAGCTTGCAATGATTTCAATGTTCAGTGTCAACCCGAGGTGGATCCAGTCAGATTCAAACTGCTAGATACAAGAACTGGATTATTATGTTGCTCTAGTAAATATGCAACTTTTCCTAACTTTAGGAATCAAAATCAGGAGGCATGCCATCAAATATTAGCCAGATCCAACAGGTACCAGTGCCAAATTAGGATTTTGGTAGCTTTCTCATAGCAAGATGGCTACCTATTTTAATGGTACAAATTCTGGATTTATGGCATGATCCAGATGCCAGATCAGAGTTCATGCAATGCTGCTGCAGACAGACACACCTatgtcttgatttttaaaatacaagagTGGTTAAACATATTCTCTGTTTAGACAGTAGAATTTAGATAATTGAAGCTCAATAATCCAGTGTTGGATCCACGTGTTGGCAGTACTACCATGCCAGGATAAACTGTTGTCTTGCAGGGTCTGTTGGGTTGttatggggttttttgtttgtttgtttttgctaaaGGAGGAGCAGCTAAATTTATTCTTTAATAGTTAAGCAATGCAATCTACTAGGGGGAGGGCAAAATGGCTGGATCACACAAGATCCAGGGAACAGACTATTTGTTGTACTACTTGTATCAGCTAGGATCCATTAAGGTCCAGAGTGTTTTTGTTTCAGATGGCCCGCTACACTTCTCTATTTATGCTCTGGAGAGGGAGCTGTGGTGACCAAAAATAAGCGGTCCGTGATCCAGGGTTTGGCAGCACCGCTGTACCAACAGGGAAGCCGTGGAACTTGAAGGGATGGGATCAAAACCAGGCTTCCCTTTTCCCATAAATGATTATTATAAAAGGTGCGGCTGTTAGCGTAGCAACAGCGCCGCGACGAGCTGGGGGGATCGCAGCAGTTTTTAGCCCACTGCCCCAGCGGGGAGGCCGAAGAACAGCGAGCTCTGGCATGCACCACAGAAGCAATTGTGCCGTTCATGCCTTTAGCTCGCGTTTTCTCTCCTCCCGCAGCAAGCCCTGCACAGTTACAGCTCCCACCACAGGAACACACATGGACCCCCAGCCTGTCCGTGACAGCCCGGTGAGCGCCACCGCCCAGCACCCCGCGTGCAACGCCGGGCGCCCCCACCACGCCCCcggggagctgctgccagaggaggGCACCACGCAGCAGCCGCAGCCGCCTCCCGCCCATGCAAGCGCGGGCGCCCGCAGCCGTTGCTGCCGCCTGCCCCGAGCGCGGCGCACGCAGCCCCCACCTGCTCGTCCTCGAAGATGATTTTGGCCGGGATCTCCTTGCGGATGATCTTCCCGAAGATGGTTTCGCCTCCGGGCCGGGCGGCCTGCGCCTTACGGATCTCGTCAGCCATCGCTGCCGGCTCGGCCCCCTGCGTGCTGAGCCCGCCCGCGCGCGCACTGGCGTGGGGGTGACCTGCCCCCTGGGAGGGCTCCGCCGGCTTCAGCCCATGGCATTGGTGCTCTCGCCTGCCAATCAACCTGTCCCCGCCTTGTTGGGCACGGAGTTAAAGGGACAGCGGGGTGCTTCTTGCCTTGCTGCTGCGCTCTGTCATTGCCATTAAACATTGTCCGGTGAAATCGGCCCCCAAGTGTAGGGGCTGGTCCTGCAGACATTTACTCCCATTTGTGATGGGGCGGGACTGATCCCGTGAGTAGTTATTCACATTGCAGGGTCAGGTCTTAGGTTGTCTTAAAATAAGCTTTAGCCAAACAAATGTGAATAGTTCCGATACTTTGTTACTCCGGTGGTACCTGTTGGGTTTGGGGTTGTcagtgtgttttttttaaccagaaGTGGCCCATTCATTCTGTGACAAGGCAAGGGAACTGCGTATTTAATTGTAGCCCATGGATTATGTGCTGCTTTTCAATCTACAGTGCCACTGCCACTGGTATCAATGGGAGGAGAGCAAAAGTAGAATATGGAAAGGCCCCACTCCTGAATCTGACTCTATGTCAGTGGATCCCTGTGCTCATATGGACCCCCCACCCACTGAtgtaattgacttcagtgattaTTCACAGGAGTAAAGCAGACATGCTTTATCCCCAAAGCTCTCACCCTAGGAATCAGCACACAAACTGAGAGGCCTGGCCATGTATTGTTCTATGGAATGTAGAGGGAAGATCTAGTAGTTTCTGGAGCTCCTGCTCAATAGAAGTAAATGGATGGTTTATCTGCATATCTATGGAGCAACTGAGCCTACCCAACTGCCCTTGCACTGCCCCCAAACTTCCCTGCATGTCCATAACTGCAAAATATATCCATCCTCTGTGCACACTTCCTCTTGCTAAGCAGACTCACAGCAGTTCTGCCTGTTCTGAGCAGGGTAAGGCCATATGTATGCTACAGAGTTAAGTCAATTTAAGTTTTGTCAATGACAGTAAGTTGTTTTAATAGCATCGGTGGATATATTCACACAACGCTCCTTGTGTCGACTGAGCACATCCACAGTCACTGCATCGGCAGAGAGAACGTTGcatcgtgggtagctatcccactgccctctgctgctgggagctctgggagtGGATCACGGTGCATCATGGGGATGTGCTCgctgtcccatgatgcagttctttccaTCCCACCATGGACTTCCTATTTCATTTTGCTCCATTTTTCAACAGTCCTTGTGAACTGTGCATCCGCCATCTCTGCCTGACAACACAGATCCTGAGCTGCTGACCATTCTGGTGATGAGTGTGCTGAACACAACGCGGCTGGTCCTGCAGGATTACATGAGCTGCGAAACAGAGAGTGTATTGGTTATGCCTGCCCTGCTGTCTGCCATGGAAACAAATAATTCAAGATTGCTGCTGGCATTCACAGAATAGCTTGCCATGGTGGAGCGTCGGCATTGGGTTCAGGAAACAAACACTgatggtgggattgcatcatgaTGCAtgtatgggatgacaagcagtgactgcagaactttcggatgtgcaaagccaccttcctggaactgtatGCGGAGTTTGCCCCAGcactgcggcacaaggacaccagaatgagagctgccctcattGAAGAAGAGTATGTGGtgatcactgtgtggaagctggcaactccagactgctactggtcagttgtgaatcagtttggagttcgAAAGTCCACTGTGGGGGCTGCGGTGATTCAAGTGTGCAGGTCCTTCTACCAAGGACTGTGACTTGcggtaatgtgcaggaaataattgATGGTTTTgaggcaatgggattccctaactgcggagggacgatagatggaacacatatcccaattttggcccccAGCCATCTTGCGTTGGAGTACATCAACTCaaagggctacttctccatggtctATCAGGCGCTGCTAGATCACCAGAGCCGTTTCACTGGCATCAGTGCAGGGCGGTCAGGGAAGGTGCACGCATTTTTTGGAACACTGAACTGTATAGAAAGTTGCATgttgggactttctttccagaccagaagattccaatggGTGTGTGTGAAAATGCCCATAGGGACTTTGGACACCCCACGTACCCCTTACTCCCAGGACTCGTGAAGCCTTATACCAGAAACCTAGATAGCAGCAAGGAGCGCTTCAgcaacaggctcagcaggtgccgAATGatggttgaatgtgcctttggccaatTAAAATGTCTCTGGCACTGTCTTTTTGGCCCGTTAGgcctcaatgaggaaaatattccattGGCCATTGCAGCCTGCTGTACTCTCCATAATATTTGCAAATCAAAAGGGGAAAAGTTTTCCCCAGGGTGGGCCGCTGAAGCTGATCagctggctgctgattttgagcagccagctACAAGGGCAATTAGAGGGCCACAACAGGAGGCTATTTGAATCAgcgaggctttgaaagagcattttgacattttgagctctgaagaagtgggctgtagcccacaaaagcttatgctcaaataaatttgttagtctctaaggtgccacaagtactcctgttctttttgacaaTGATTGCCAGTCGTGTGTCTGTATGTGGTGCATTTGGAGAGGCAATATTTAGTTGCCACCATAAAGAACTTGCTTCTTGAGTGTTAATTGTAAGGAGCAAATAGTCCGACCTATAGCCAATGTGTCTCAATGTTAAGACTGAgcgatgtatgtatgtatgtatttcacaaattaagatttattttatttcaaagacTCAAGTTTAATAACAGAATCAAACACAAACTTTTGGTCAAACAGGGGACATGACAAAGAAGAACAGTCTCGCAGTTAGGGCTCTCGCAGCTGGATGTAACTCCAACTTTCATTGCGAAACCAGTCCCCAGGCGTGGAGTGCACGTGGTACTGTGAGGACTGGATATATGCAAGGAATGctggggggaatttgggaagAGCATGGACAGCAGTTCTGTAGTGGCTGGAGGAGAAGTCAGACACAGATTGCTGCAAATGCAGGCTAATGAGGGACTTCAATATCTCTGGTGTTCGAGGAACTTTATCATCTGCTACTGTCCCTGTGTACTTTCCTGTCTATCCAGCCTAAGTCTTTCATTAATTGTCTCCCTCCACACTCTTGTTTCTCTCTGTGCTGCATCTGTTGACTGCAACACCTCGTGAAACAGATCCTCCTTACTCTTCCTTGGTCGCCACCTTATCTAATAGAGGCATTCCGCCGCAGTGGAGGAGTGCGTtctcaagggcacatctgcagaaggcaaaaaaacaatGAATAGAGACAGTATTGTGAGTGCGCGTACTTCTGTGAATCACAACAGTTACACATACCTCTTTCTCACTATCCCTTGGCTAATACACAGGTCGTCGTGAGCCCTAATTATGTTGTGTTCACAGGGAAGGAGGTGGTGGGCAAGAAGgaaagggcaggaagggacaatgGGTGGTTTGCGAAGGGGGGTTAATAACCACTAGGGAGCCTATTGTAAATACTGGTACCCTTTTCCACTGGCTAGGGTAATAGAACCCAATATCTCACTCCTAAGCATGTATCCTAAGCAAGGGAGCATCTCCTATATGAGTGTGGTTTCAGACCGGCTCCATATGCCGCTCGCCCGTGTGCCACTCTGGTCCCTCCAGAAATAATTGCTGGGTGACACAGCAGTGGGAGAAACAGGCAGCCATGGCTCCACTGAGAAGATGGACAGGCTCCACTCTGTTGTTAATTTCTGTCCCTTATCACTCCTCTACCGTATAACAAAGTACATGAGAGCTTAGTTTCCTCTCACCGGGCAGCATGAACACTTGAGCAAAATGAGCACTTACCGGAactcccctctcctgcatcctgT from Chrysemys picta bellii isolate R12L10 chromosome 6, ASM1138683v2, whole genome shotgun sequence harbors:
- the HINT1 gene encoding adenosine 5'-monophosphoramidase HINT1, whose amino-acid sequence is MADEIRKAQAARPGGETIFGKIIRKEIPAKIIFEDEQCLAFHDISPQAPTHFLVVPKKPIVQLSEAEDSDESLLGHLMIVGKKCAAELGLTKGYRMVVNEGPDGGQSVYHVHLHVLGGRQLGWPPG